A DNA window from Acropora palmata chromosome 12, jaAcrPala1.3, whole genome shotgun sequence contains the following coding sequences:
- the LOC141860424 gene encoding uncharacterized protein LOC141860424 isoform X1, translating to MLKTGSVGLCKKSNIVCFLSRTVFQRYLVQVCSFPFVMNKHDKHCLISPLVTSKVQVLSHQWKIKSQTYLRKFANEASHSSSDVDLNRKIMSTPTIQGQLALYRRTVGESINISNRVAFLFSIAKIAQKAEAPRQIVAQELYDDSAYVDLLKGMGLAINQCNNRHLANVMWALSKLKEDGNGLQQVCFNEILQRDVNSFNLTEVCQIVAGCVPQGVKAAKIFESFQNAMLAGNVKGEELEDQHISGILTSYAKANFGSEQFFQFILGEIAARNVAVNDRTLSDIVWSFAKRGVNSESVFSLVGAEIVKRGTHSFHDIGLLRILWAFSKRRNGNKHLLNLIGNELLARVTSDNTLSNGHLARALWLLAKGNVLHSKLIFVTCETEILKRGISHFDSLNLVFILYSFAWRRRKPTNPDFIRNLEEELCQRNFGELYDNHLAKILWSLAKLSNLESKLFDFVETEILKRLHNECNLSPTGLCMILRGLVETQRGSRELFERLCSNLLKTDLSYLTESQLCELAWCLSLAKVENEEAFSLMEKEILNQDKHHFKRHNRESLLKSFQRVGRGSQNLLNFLKSGKKF from the coding sequence atgttgaaaacagGCAGTGTGGGCTTGTGCAAAAAGAGCaatattgtttgtttcctctcaAGAACAGTGTTTCAAAGATACCTGGTGCAGGTATGTAGCTTTCCATTTGTGATGAATAAACATGACAAGCACTGCCTGATATCCCCACTAGTGACCTCAAAAGTGCAAGTTCTGAGTCATCAATGGAAAATAAAGTCTCAAACTTACCTCAGGAAATTTGCAAATGAAGCATCACATTCAAGTAGCGATGTCGACCTTAACAGAAAAATCATGTCCACTCCTACCATTCAAGGCCAACTGGCATTGTACAGAAGGACTGTTGGAGAGTCAATCAATATTTCCAATAGAGTTGCCTTTCTCTTTagtattgcaaaaattgctcAGAAAGCTGAAGCGCCGAGACAAATCGTGGCACAAGAACTCTATGATGACAGTGCATATGTGGATTTATTAAAAGGGATGGGCCTGGCTATAAACCAATGCAATAATAGGCATCTGGCTAATGTTATGTGGGCATTGTCGAAGCTCAAAGAGGATGGTAATGGCTTGCAACAAGTttgtttcaatgaaattttacaGCGCGATGTAAATAGTTTCAATTTAACTGAGGTTTGCCAGATTGTTGCAGGGTGTGTGCCTCAGGGTGTTAAAGcagcaaaaatatttgaaagctttcaaaatgccATGTTAGCTGGAAATGTTAAAGGTGAAGAATTGGAAGATCAGCATATATCTGGAATATTGACATCATATGCTAAAGCTAACTTTGGTAGTGAACAATTCTTTCAATTTATTCTGGGAGAGATTGCTGCAAGGAATGTGGCTGTCAATGACCGAACTTTGTCTGATATTGTGTGGTCTTTTGCCAAAAGGGGTGTCAATTCTGAAAGCGTGTTCAGTTTGGTGGGAGCAGAAATCGTGAAACGAGGGACCCATAGTTTTCATGACATTGGTCTTTTGAGGATTTTGTGGGCATTTTCTAAGAGGAGAAATGGAAATAAACACCTGCTTAACTTGATAGGAAATGAACTTCTTGCCAGAGTCACCTCTGATAACACACTTTCAAATGGACATCTTGCCAGAGCTTTGTGGTTGTTGGCAAAAGGAAATGTCCTACATTCAAAATTGATCTTTGTTACTTGCGAGACAGAAATCTTAAAGCGAGGAATCAGTCACTTTGATTCACTTAACcttgtttttattctttacTCATTTGCTTGGAGGAGGAGGAAACCTACCAACCCTGATTTCATAAGAAATCTTGAAGAAGAGTTGTGTCAAAGAAATTTCGGTGAATTATACGACAATCACTTGGCAAAAATTCTTTGGAGTTTGGCAAAGCTAAGCAACTTAGAGAGTAAACTGTTTGACTTTGTGGAGACAGAAATTTTGAAACGTTTGCATAATGAGTGTAACTTGTCCCCTACGGGGCTATGCATGATTCTACGAGGGCTCGTTGAAACTCAAAGGGGAAGCAGAGAGCTATTTGAACGTCTTTGTTCTAACCTATTGAAAACAGATCTATCTTATCTTACCGAAAGTCAGCTTTGTGAATTGGCTTGGTGTTTGTCCCTAGCTAAGGTGGAAAATGAGGAAGCTTTTTCTCTTATGGAGAAGGAAATCCTAAACCAAGATAAACACCACTTTAAAAGGCACAATCGGGAGTCCTTGTTGAAAAGTTTTCAGAGAGTTGGTAGAGGTTCCCAAAATCTTTTGAACTTTCTCAAGTCAGGAAAGAAGTTTTGA
- the LOC141860424 gene encoding uncharacterized protein LOC141860424 isoform X2, protein MGLAINQCNNRHLANVMWALSKLKEDGNGLQQVCFNEILQRDVNSFNLTEVCQIVAGCVPQGVKAAKIFESFQNAMLAGNVKGEELEDQHISGILTSYAKANFGSEQFFQFILGEIAARNVAVNDRTLSDIVWSFAKRGVNSESVFSLVGAEIVKRGTHSFHDIGLLRILWAFSKRRNGNKHLLNLIGNELLARVTSDNTLSNGHLARALWLLAKGNVLHSKLIFVTCETEILKRGISHFDSLNLVFILYSFAWRRRKPTNPDFIRNLEEELCQRNFGELYDNHLAKILWSLAKLSNLESKLFDFVETEILKRLHNECNLSPTGLCMILRGLVETQRGSRELFERLCSNLLKTDLSYLTESQLCELAWCLSLAKVENEEAFSLMEKEILNQDKHHFKRHNRESLLKSFQRVGRGSQNLLNFLKSGKKF, encoded by the coding sequence ATGGGCCTGGCTATAAACCAATGCAATAATAGGCATCTGGCTAATGTTATGTGGGCATTGTCGAAGCTCAAAGAGGATGGTAATGGCTTGCAACAAGTttgtttcaatgaaattttacaGCGCGATGTAAATAGTTTCAATTTAACTGAGGTTTGCCAGATTGTTGCAGGGTGTGTGCCTCAGGGTGTTAAAGcagcaaaaatatttgaaagctttcaaaatgccATGTTAGCTGGAAATGTTAAAGGTGAAGAATTGGAAGATCAGCATATATCTGGAATATTGACATCATATGCTAAAGCTAACTTTGGTAGTGAACAATTCTTTCAATTTATTCTGGGAGAGATTGCTGCAAGGAATGTGGCTGTCAATGACCGAACTTTGTCTGATATTGTGTGGTCTTTTGCCAAAAGGGGTGTCAATTCTGAAAGCGTGTTCAGTTTGGTGGGAGCAGAAATCGTGAAACGAGGGACCCATAGTTTTCATGACATTGGTCTTTTGAGGATTTTGTGGGCATTTTCTAAGAGGAGAAATGGAAATAAACACCTGCTTAACTTGATAGGAAATGAACTTCTTGCCAGAGTCACCTCTGATAACACACTTTCAAATGGACATCTTGCCAGAGCTTTGTGGTTGTTGGCAAAAGGAAATGTCCTACATTCAAAATTGATCTTTGTTACTTGCGAGACAGAAATCTTAAAGCGAGGAATCAGTCACTTTGATTCACTTAACcttgtttttattctttacTCATTTGCTTGGAGGAGGAGGAAACCTACCAACCCTGATTTCATAAGAAATCTTGAAGAAGAGTTGTGTCAAAGAAATTTCGGTGAATTATACGACAATCACTTGGCAAAAATTCTTTGGAGTTTGGCAAAGCTAAGCAACTTAGAGAGTAAACTGTTTGACTTTGTGGAGACAGAAATTTTGAAACGTTTGCATAATGAGTGTAACTTGTCCCCTACGGGGCTATGCATGATTCTACGAGGGCTCGTTGAAACTCAAAGGGGAAGCAGAGAGCTATTTGAACGTCTTTGTTCTAACCTATTGAAAACAGATCTATCTTATCTTACCGAAAGTCAGCTTTGTGAATTGGCTTGGTGTTTGTCCCTAGCTAAGGTGGAAAATGAGGAAGCTTTTTCTCTTATGGAGAAGGAAATCCTAAACCAAGATAAACACCACTTTAAAAGGCACAATCGGGAGTCCTTGTTGAAAAGTTTTCAGAGAGTTGGTAGAGGTTCCCAAAATCTTTTGAACTTTCTCAAGTCAGGAAAGAAGTTTTGA
- the LOC141860986 gene encoding uncharacterized protein LOC141860986, giving the protein MKQLEDSFTNLSEKKVERRTVLAFVAIGFLVDIFFYTNLSSSQDILQGTVIPTCFVFLSSTGPACLASALYPYFFQKIPVPMASCVIFVVSIAGILITSIIQEPKLKLIGVCLVSFGYGSLDTIFYPLSVFYGKATVDSYIIGGGIAIIVAPSIYLGLTTLVCLSPEVTHLLLALLWILFPIAYKGMDGLSDKIREKSHPTTYTEVPCSPIEAENDEVQAKLLCTDMTRLVWKSQVPFMALFTSSFSKQLLVGGVVTTLAFEKTSVAPRNQYLFYMLALGCGDILGRAYLGILSTCGIENKFRIQKTWILAFGNLCLLVGMIFVSWFRLFSSFYSVFAVVLVNSFVYGVVCVNSFHNAGEGLTVPEKRFCRALVVGAVWLSNTAVSLIGWDTEVTLRRQCLAFNPEVVCYTRTMTKWNPSEVCVSFR; this is encoded by the exons ATGAAACAACTAGAGGACAGTTTCACAAACCTAAGCGAGAAGAAAGTCGAGCGAAGAACAGTTTTGGCTTTCGTTGCCATTGGCTTTCTCGTAGATATCTTCTTCTACACTAATTTATCTTCCAGTCAAGACATTTTACAAGGAACTGTGATTCCAACATGCTTTGTCTTCTTATCCTCTACCGGTCCAGCGTGCCTCGCATCCGCACTTTATCCATACTTCTTTCAAAAGATTCCAGTGCCTATGGCTTCCTGTGTTATTTTCGTGGTTTCTATAGCTGGAATCCTGATAACATCGATTATTCAAGAGCCGAAGTTGAAGCTGATTGGTGTATGTTTGGTCTCGTTTGGTTATGGCAGTCTGGATACCATATTTTAccctttgtcagttttctaTGGGAAAGCGACGGTGGACAGCTACATTATTGGCGGAGGAATCGCTATTATTGTGGCGCCTTCGATTTATTTAG GCCTCACCACGTTAGTGTGTTTGTCTCCAGAAGTTACGCATCTTCTTCTTGCACTCTTGTGGATCTTATTTCCGATTGCTTACAAGGGAATGGACGGTCTAAGCGATAAGATCCGTGAAAAGTCACACCCGACAACGTACACAGAGGTTCCATGCAGTCCAATTGAAGCAGAGAACGACGAAGTCCAAGCGAAACTCTTGTGTACTGATATGACACGCCTAGTATGGAAATCACAAGTACCTTTCATGGCACTCTTTACCAGCAGTTTTAGCAAGCAACTACTTGTGGGTGGTGTGGTGACCACATTGGCATTTGAAAAAACATCAGTGGCTCCAAGGaatcaatatttattttacatgTTAGCGCTGGGTTGCGGTGACATCCTTGGGAGAGCATATCTTGGAATACTATCCACGTGTGGTATAGAAAACAAGTTTAGGATCCAAAAAACATGGATTCTTGCATTTGGAAATTTGTGTTTACTTGTAGGCATGATATTTGTCTCGTGGTTTCggcttttttcaagtttttactcTGTTTTTGCTGTAGTTCTGGTAAACTCCTTTGTTTATGGAGTAGTTTGTGTCAACAGCTTCCATAACGCTGGAGAAGGATTGACGGTGCCAGAGAAAAGGTTTTGTCGAGCGCTGGTGGTAGGAGCGGTATGGTTGTCAAATACAGCCGTGTCTTTGATTGGCTGGGATACCGAAGTTACACTACGTAGACAATGCCTCGCTTTTAACCCCGAGGTAGTTTGTTATACAAGAACAATGACGAAATGGAATCCCTCTGAGGTCTGTGTTTCATTTCGATAG
- the LOC141860984 gene encoding uncharacterized protein LOC141860984, giving the protein MNDSFTDPWQSFKEEKVKRRTVLAFAAIGFLADIFFYTNLSSSQDILQGTVIPTSFVFLSSTGPACLATTLYPFLFQKIPLPLVSCITFVVSVSGMMITSIIQEPRLKLIGVCLVSFGYGSIEAIFYPLSVFYGKATVDSFTIGGGIATLLAPLMYLSLTTLVCLSPAVAHLLLALLWIIFPIAYKAINNLSDKSREKSHPSWHTEVTYSPIEADYDEVQSKLSWADMTRLVWKSQAAFMALFTSSFSKQLIVGGVATTLAFDSTSVAPRNQYLLYMLALGCGDLLGRAYLGILSLCTIENKFRIQKTWILALGSFCLLVSMVFVSWFRLFSRFYPVFAVVLVSAFVFGAVFVNSFHNAGEGLTVSEKRFCRALMAGAAWSANTAVALIGWDTEVKLRRRCLAFYPEVVCYTRSLTKWNPVENCVSYQ; this is encoded by the exons ATGAATGACAGTTTCACAGACCCTTGGCAGAGTTTCAAGGAGGAGAAAGTCAAGAGAAGAACAGTTTTGGCTTTCGCTGCTATTGGCTTTCTCGCAGATATCTTCTTCTACACTAATTTATCTTCCAGTCAAGACATTTTACAAGGAACTGTGATTCCAACATCCTTTGTCTTCCTATCCTCTACTGGTCCAGCGTGCCTCGCGACTACACTTTATCCATTCctgtttcaaaaaattccattaCCTTTGGTTTCCTGTATTACTTTCGTTGTTTCTGTCTCTGGAATGATGATCACATCGATTATTCAAGAACCGAGGCTGAAGCTGATTGGTGTATGTTTGGTGTCGTTTGGTTATGGCAGTATAGAAGCCATATTTTAccctttgtcagttttctaTGGGAAAGCGACAGTGGATAGCTTCACTATTGGCGGAGGAATTGCTACTCTCTTGGCGCCTTTGATGTATTTAA GTCTCACCACGTTAGTCTGTTTGTCACCAGCAGTTGCGCATCTTCTTCTTGCACTCTTGTGGATTATATTTCCGATTGCTTACAAGGCAATAAACAATCTAAGCGATAAAAGCCGTGAAAAGTCACACCCGTCATGGCACACAGAGGTTACATACAGCCCCATTGAAGCAGACTACGACGAAGTCCAATCGAAACTCTCGTGGGCCGATATGACACGCCTAGTGTGGAAATCACAAGCAGCTTTCATGGCACTCTTTACCAGCAGTTTTAGCAAGCAACTAATTGTTGGCGGTGTGGCGACCACGTTGGCATTTGACAGCACATCAGTGGCTCCAAGGAATCAATATTTACTTTACATGTTAGCGCTTGGTTGCGGTGACCTCCTTGGGAGAGCATATCTTGGAATACTGTCTTTGTGTACAATAGAAAACAAGTTTAGGATCCAAAAAACATGGATTCTTGCATTGGgaagtttttgtttgcttgtatCTATGGTATTTGTCTCGTGGTTTCGgcttttttcaaggttttacCCTGTTTTTGCTGTAGTTCTGGTAAGCGCCTTcgtttttggagcagtttttgtCAACAGTTTCCACAACGCTGGCGAAGGACTGACAGTGTCAGAGAAAAGGTTTTGTCGCGCACTCATGGCTGGAGCAGCATGGTCGGCAAACACAGCCGTGGCTTTGATTGGCTGGGATACCGAAGTTAAACTCCGTAGACGATGCCTCGCTTTTTACCCCGAGGTCGTTTGTTATACAAGATCATTGACGAAATGGAATCCAGTTGAAAACTGTGTGTCCTATCAATAG
- the LOC141860425 gene encoding battenin-like, protein MASCVIFVVSVAGMLITSIIQEPSLKLIGVCLMSFGYGSLDTMLYPLSVFYGQATVDSYTIGAGIATLLAPLSYLGLTTLVCLSPEVTHLLLALLWIFFPIAYKGIDNLNDKIREKSHPTTHTGVPYRPIEADNGDVQSKLLCVDMTRLVRKSQVPFMAMFTSNFSKQLLVGGVVTTLAFNNTSVAPRNQYLFYVLALGCGDLLGRAYLGILSLCKIEHKFRIQKTWILTFVNVIFLFSMVFVSWFRLFSSFYPVFAVVLVNSFFSGAVCVNSFHNAGEGLTVSEKRFCRALMTGALWSASTVVSLISLHTEVQLRRQCLAFHPEVVCYTRSLTKWHSSEHCV, encoded by the exons ATGGCTTCCTGTGTCATTTTCGTTGTTTCTGTCGCTGGAATGCTGATCACATCGATTATTCAAGAACCGAGTTTGAAGCTGATTGGTGTATGTTTGATGTCGTTTGGCTATGGCAGTCTGGACACCATGTTATATCCTTTGTCAGTCTTCTATGGCCAAGCTACGGTGGACAGCTATACAATTGGGGCAGGAATCGCCACCCTATTGGCTCCTCTGTCATATCTAG GTCTCACTACGTTGGTATGTTTGTCTCCAGAAGTTACCCATCTCCTTCTTGCACTCTTGTGGATCTTCTTTCCGATTGCTTACAAGGGAATAGATAATCTAAACGATAAAATCCGTGAAAAGTCACACCCGACAACGCACACAGGGGTTCCATACCGTCCTATTGAAGCAGACAACGGCGACGTCCAATCGAAACTCTTGTGTGTTGATATGACACGCCTAGTGAGGAAATCACAAGTACCTTTCATGGCAATGTTTACCAGCAATTTCAGCAAGCAACTACTTGTTGGTGGTGTGGTGACAACATTGGCATTTAACAACACATCAGTGGCTCCAAGGAatcaatatttgttttatgtGTTAGCGCTGGGTTGCGGGGACCTCCTTGGAAGAGCATATCTTGGAATACTATCATTATGTAAAATAGAACACAAGTTTAGGATCCAAAAGACATGGATTCTTACGTTTGTAAAcgtcatttttctctttagtaTGGTGTTCGTCTCGTGGTTTCggcttttttcaagtttttaccctGTTTTTGCTGTAGTTCTAGTTAACTCCTTTTTCTCAGGGGCAGTTTGTGTCAACAGTTTCCACAACGCTGGAGAAGGATTGACAGTTTCAGAGAAAAGGTTTTGTCGCGCTTTAATGACCGGGGCGCTATGGTCGGCAAGCACAGTCGTGTCTTTGATTAGCTTACATACCGAAGTTCAACTGCGCAGACAATGTCTCGCTTTTCACCCTGAGGTAGTTTGTTACACAAGATCATTGACAAAATGGCATTCATCTGAACACTGTGTTTAA